One window of Oreochromis niloticus isolate F11D_XX linkage group LG23, O_niloticus_UMD_NMBU, whole genome shotgun sequence genomic DNA carries:
- the itpa gene encoding inosine triphosphate pyrophosphatase, with protein sequence MAVPAGRSVVFVTGNAKKLEEVIQILGDKFPYKLVAKKIDLPEYQGEPDEISIQKCKEAARQIDGPVIVEDTCLCFRALGGLPGPYIKWFLEKLKPEGLYKLLAGFEDKSAWALCTFAFSAGKDEPIQLFRGKTEGCIVEPRGPRDFGWDPCFQPDGYDKTYAELPKEVKNSISHRYRALAAMSEYFSQTNNTSPQTKKKKEED encoded by the exons GTCATTCAGATCCTGGGCGACAAGTTTCCCTACAAACTAGTGGCGAAAAAGATCGACT TGCCTGAATACCAGGGAGAGCCAGATGAGATCTCCATACAGAAGTGTAAGGAGGCTGCACGACAG ATTGATGGACCAGTCATAGTAGAGGACACCTGTCTATGTTTCAGAGCTTTGGGGGGATTACCTGGTCCTTACAT TAAATGGTTCCTGGAAAAACTCAAACCAGAAG GTTTGTACAAACTTCTAGCTGGATTTGAGGATAAATCTGCATGGGCTCTCTGCACTTTTGCGTTCTCTGCTGGGAAAGATGAACCCATTCAGCTCTTCAGAGGGAAAACAGAG GGGTGCATTGTAGAACCCAGGGGGCCTCGAGACTTTGGCTGGGATCCCTGTTTCCAGCCAGATGGATATGACAAAAC ctatgCTGAACTGCCCAAAGAAGTTAAAAATTCAATCTCCCACCGGTACCGGGCGCTTGCTGCCATGTCTGAGTATTTCTCTCAAACCAACAATACCTCACCACAGACcaagaagaaaaaggaggaagaTTAA
- the rangrf gene encoding ran guanine nucleotide release factor, giving the protein MQSAAANEAHPLFGGALSAVIPHSATDISELREIPDNQEVFAHAHTDQSLIVELVEYQGQVADQDAARYHFEDIAGSNKALEPGAFEVTSVVTLPKSELSLSECSTAWMLTGTQSVSKFNEEARNSVTIHLGLFRLPQFSTDVLITFNDPQSISPESSSACAVGTHQQPWMVKDFQRLVQTLTLHNPGLFG; this is encoded by the coding sequence ATGCAGAGTGCAGCAGCTAACGAGGCTCATCCTCTGTTTGGAGGAGCCCTGTCAGCTGTGATCCCTCACAGCGCCACAGATATCAGCGAGTTGAGAGAAATCCCGGACAACCAGGAGGTGTTTGCCCACGCCCACACAGACCAGAGCCTGATCGTCGAGTTGGTGGAGTACCAGGGTCAGGTGGCAGACCAGGATGCAGCCAGGTACCACTTTGAGGACATCGCGGGAAGCAACAAAGCTCTGGAGCCGGGGGCTTTTGAAGTGACTAGTGTTGTGACTCTGCCCAAATCTGAGCTGTCCCTGTCAGAGTGCAGCACTGCGTGGATGCTGACTGGGACTCAGTCCGTCTCTAAGTTCAATGAAGAAGCAAGGAATTCAGTGACCATCCACTTGGGCCTGTTCCGTCTGCCGCAGTTCTCCACAGATGTCCTCATCACATTTAATGACCCGCAGAGTATCAGCCCTGAGAGCAGCAGTGCCTGTGCAGTGGGGACACACCAACAGCCCTGGATGGTGAAGGACTTCCAGCGCCTCGTACAGACTCTGACTCTGCATAACCCTGGGCTCTTCGGGTAG